The window GAAGGAGTGATTATGACCAGCCTTGAACTGAACCCGATAGCTTCTCCCGAATATGAGCCTGGGCCTCCAAGAGAAGAAGCAATCGAAATGGCAAGGGTCGTTGACAGGGGAATCAGGGAATCAGGCGCAATTGATATAAAGAAGCTTTGCATAACGGTGGGAGAATCCACATGGATTATCTATATAGACATCCATGTCCTGAACAATGATGGAAATATCATTGATGCATCCTGTCTTGCTGCAATTGCAGCTCTGATGACCACCGTTGTCCCTAACGAACAGCAGGGACTGGGTGAGGATGTGTCCCTTCCAATGAAAGAAATACCTGTTGGTATAACTCTTGCCAAGGTCGGCTCAAAACTGATGATAGATCCCTCCCTTGACGAGGAGGCAGTTTGCGAAACAAAACTGACCATAGTTTCC is drawn from Methanosarcina lacustris Z-7289 and contains these coding sequences:
- the rrp42 gene encoding exosome complex protein Rrp42; amino-acid sequence: MKKMSEIIATLKKDYIYSLMVKGKRQDGRGFKDFRDIKLETNIISKAEGSAKVILGNTQVLVGVKLQKGTPFPDHLDEGVIMTSLELNPIASPEYEPGPPREEAIEMARVVDRGIRESGAIDIKKLCITVGESTWIIYIDIHVLNNDGNIIDASCLAAIAALMTTVVPNEQQGLGEDVSLPMKEIPVGITLAKVGSKLMIDPSLDEEAVCETKLTIVSSSEGSVSGMQKMGSTPLSEAELFEAIDLAIEKAAELRKLYLEGLAKSE